Sequence from the Plasmodium yoelii strain 17X genome assembly, chromosome: 10 genome:
aaCAACATAACATGTTAGTTAATAGGATGAAATGTGTGTGCACACATATTTATgacaattttttatgaacgttcatacattttttttaaggtcTTCATAGTCATAAGCCTGtgaaagaataaaaaaaaaattatcaatatatttttgtgtaaaaaattatgactgttcagaaaaaaaaatcgtTTTTTTATTCgcattcatattatataactacaataaataaataaattattacattGGAAGAATCAATGCGGAACTTCAACCCTGTTGTGTTTATCCAGTCGGGTTTTGATGCAGTATTTTGGTTACCTAATAAAATGAGCATAAGTTTGTcactatataaaatatgcacacaaatatatatacatatatatgctCCTATTTTATCCGAAATATCATTAACTTGTGACAGCACAATCAGTTACGTGTTTTTATTAAacacttttttatttacgcATTGCTgttgttattttttgttcAAACCATTCTTTGAAAAAAGCTCCTTCAGGCGATTATCAAATTCTTTTAACTTTTTAAGTGACTGCAAACGAGTAAATAAGAGAACAACGGTGCAAAATAATACGGTGCAAAATAATAACGGTGCAAAATATTACAGTGCAAGGGAATAGCAGTACAAAGGAGTAAGTGATAACGAAATATAGTAACCTCTTTTTCTCTTTCCTTTTTGGACATTTTTTTGtgcttttttattttcttcaagTATTCTTCGTCctgaataaaaaattgaaacaGCCAAAACGAATCAGTGTAAGTTTGTCCATTCAGTATATTGTTTTACACACATATGCGCATATTACTAAGTCTGTGATTTCCTTTAAGGATGAGGgacttttatttttctttggGTTCAATTTTTCGATTTcagttgttttttttttcagcaAATCTATTTTTGCTTGTTTTTCCTCCGCATGTTCATCCTCCTCCTGGTCATTCTCCATTTCTGCCTCCATTTCTGCCTCCATTTCTGCCTCCATTTCTGCCTCCATTTCTGCCTCTCCTTTTTCCTCCTCCTCATTATCATCCTCCTTTTCTTCCTCTCCCTTTTCATCCTCATTTTCCTCCTCTCCTTTTTCCTCCACCTTTTCCTCTCCTTTTTCCTCCACTTTTTCCTCCTCCTTTTCCTCCTCCTGATCCGCATCACTTCCCTCAAAAGCGAAAGAGAGCAAATTTGGTTTTAGACTTTTCTTAGGTTTTATTTCTGAACATTCCTctgttttttgttttattttatcttctTTATAATGAATAGAAGGAATTAAATGGTGGAATGGATTCTCAATAACTTTTACATATTCAATATATGGGATATCTTCTATAggttcatcatttttattagttttaatattattaaattttattaaattatatagacTATGTTTAGCTACTTTTCCAAATAAAGTACTTTTGTTATTTAACCATTCTGATTTATCAAgggtaataaaaaattgactACCGTTAGATGGGCTGTCTATATTTAAGTTAGCAAAAGCTACACATcccatatataaaaattttaatcgACTATTACATTCATTTTTGAAAGGCTCCTTAAAGGCATATTCATTATCTGCAAATtaattgaatataaaaaaaaaaaaaaaaaaaaaaaaaaaaaaataataaaataaaaaataataaataataaataataaataaagtttaTATGTAGATCATAAAATTGGGAATAAGCCCAATAAATGGTGTGTACATAtcctatatttttattctgtttattatttttgcattattggatatgtaaatatatacaaatattttgttcatgCAATAATAATGTTGTATTACATAATCCAGTATTGGTGTGGTCTCCAGtttgaattaaaaattttggaATAATTCGAAaaaacttatttttattataataattatttaaacataactgaataaaatttttacaaGCTATTGGGCATTCGTTACTGAAAAGCAAAATTTCCAATTCACCCAGGCTGGTATATATGATTACTTTTCCACATGTTTTAGGCTCAATGCTATAAACTTCtgacatttatttttagtatttttttttttatagttatattatttttatatcccTAAAAGAATTATACCATATAGCtagctatatatatatatatataacaatatatgCTATAGTTTATTACAagaatgttttattttattttcctaAAATGATAACTAATTGGTGATTACTAACTGCTTGTGCAACGTTAAAATTGATATGCAATGTTTCCAAACTTGGCcactatattttttctttatttttctctttattttttctttattttttctttattttttctttattttttctttatttttctctttatttttaaataaggGTGGAAACAAATTTTGTGCTAACTAATAATAGAACGAGTTTGAGAAAAATGGAAATGGGCAGTCACAGTATCATAGTAACGATGCTGAAAATGGACgaattataaatttgtgAAAAGAAAAGTCGAAATAAATTAAgacattataattttgaaaatcaCAATTATCacaattaacaaaattaacaaatttaacaaaatttaaagcttatgaaaaaaacaattcaaaaaaaaaaatatatttttttataattaaaaataccaAAATATGATTATgcataataattatgaaaaaaaaaaaaaaaaaaaaatatatgtagatAATCATTGTTAGAAAATATACAAtttcttatatttattttattggaaattatatatatatatttaatttttttttataattttagaaaaataaaCATGTATGATAAAAGGTATCATATGATAAATGTGAAAATATATGATcagattttttatttcgtatTATCCATGCATttcttaaatttatttttcgaGACtgttgtaaaatatattgtctTAATTTTACATTTTCAACTAAATTTATAGCCAAATTATTACAAGGGGTTTTAGCAAATAAATTTGCTCCTTTTTGAATTagaaatttaaatatttttatatttcctgATATTGCAGCAGCATGTATTGGAAATAGTTGTAAGCGtatatcaaaataatttacatCTGTTcctttatttaaaatatattttactaatTTATAGCTTCTTGATGTTATAGCACAACATAACACTttacttattattttttttttaataattgatttatatttaaaatagtaataaGTTTCTAGATTTTTTGTATagacattatattttttcatattatatataattttattcatgGTTTCTTTTAAAGTTTGTTCGATTTGTTTAtacattaatatttttacaattccTTTATGTCCTTCAAAAGATGCATAATGTATGGGTTCTAACAAATTTACATCTAAATGTGTAATATTAGCTGAATTATCTATTAACAATTTTACGATTTCATAATTACCCATAGTTGATGCAGCATGTAAAGCTGAAtctccttttttatttaaatataataatgccccattttctaataaatatttacatacgTTTAAATGATTTGAAATAGATGCAAACCATAATGCTGTTTCATTATTGTATGTCAATGCATTTATATctgcattattatttactaAAAATTTTACTGTATTTATATCTCCTTTAGATGCACATATATGTAATGCTGTATATTTTCTTACTTTTGTTTTACTGTTTATATCTATTCCAGactttaataaatattttattaattctatgttACCATCATTACTAGCTAGATGTATTGGTTCTAAATCAAATGAACCCATTGAAGaatcattttctatattatccATATATTCACCCATATATGCATCTAAATCACTATAAGTAAAACCATCCCCATAACTACTATTACTAATTAGTCCTTGcctttcatcattttcacaaatatttataatactcttatttttattgtataatTTACAATTTATTTGTGACAAACTACAATTATCGGCACTCTTTATTTGGGGTTGaattaattcatttttatctactaaaataaaacattccccaattttatcattattattatcacaacatatatttatgcgaactgtttttttttcttttttattccatttttcaattttcaaaattccttttctctttttttcatTACTATATATATGAGGCTCACACAATTCTTTTGCAGAATCTTTTGTAGAATCTTCTTCTGTGGAATCTTCTTTTGTGGAATCATATTTTGTAGAATCATCTTttgacatatttttttctatcatGTTGTCATAATGTAACATTTGGCTAGCcgatttattaatatttgttAAGCTTGAAAAACGAAGTAAATggtatttcattttattttcatcatttttaatatgtttatttttagtgcatttaattttagtATCTGTTTGGTTCcgaaaatatacaaaatgacAAGGCCATGAATAAAAATtggatatattttcattatctgtatatgttaaatatttaattcgATTTCTAGAAGTttgttttttcttattttgtttataactATTTTTGTGTAAACACTTTAAATcgttttcttctttattatttgtttcatttatcttaaaaaaattttgaatcatatattttggTTCTCTCATCATATTCACACCACTCTTATTTATGACCATCTCATATAATAGCCATTTAATCACAaccaataataatattttcctAAATCAaccaataataatatttttattttttaatattttcctAAATTGGAATTTTGTAGAATTGACAACTATCTATACAATAATTTCAAAACAATTTACTTTAATTTTGGTCATTACTTTAATTTTGGTCATTACTTTAATTTTGGTTATTACTTTAAATTTGgctattattttaaattggtcatttattttaaattggTATATATgagcaaaaaaaaagacaaagtGTCGAGTGCATATAGGGCAAGGCCTATCACATTATATGACATCAATGTATAAAACACATAAgtatgaaaaattataatttagaataaataaatttgtttccTTTTGTGTTATAATTAACAATtcagaaataaaaataagaatgAACAAATGTAGAAcaattataagttttatttcatgaaacaaaaatttatatgtGTAAATGCACGAATATtattagtaaaaaataaataaagttaattaacaaacaaataaaagtaatcaaaataatcatatattaaacaAAACATTTTGACATTAAATGTAATTATATTTCAGGAAAATAggaattaaaattatattgcatgttcataattattttgtcttatttttatcatatttttttttttaccaaaaaatattttatcatatgcTAAATATACGTGTGCAAAAATGTAGCGTAATTGTAggtatgtttttttttttctgactgttcataaaataaagtaataatattagaataaTAGTGGCAAACTAGTGTATAGCCAAACAAAaattacaattttatattttattctaaaaaaaggaaaaaacaTAGAATGAAAACAAGAGaatatatttgtaatatGTTTTGGTTTGTTTTTTCACCAATAGGTGTATTGTATGCACAGAAATGAGCAAAATTAAAACAAGTTACTATTACATGTTATTTTACATGACAAATACTGTGTGGATAAATGGAACCATCTacctttttaaatattttacacGAGATAAACGAAATACATAGGATCAATGTGTCGCTTTGTTTTAACACAAAAAAATCGATATATTTTATCCTGACCAGTTCATGCAAATTTGgataaattcataaaaaaatatttcatgtgaataatatttttataattataacaaAACAATAACATTACTAgctattgttttaaaaaaggTTTAAACAAATTCaataaaagttaaaaaaatttaaaaacaagTTGTATTATTTCGTGAGATTTGTGCTTTGAAAGTGCATGGTATTTTATTCTTTTgcctttttttaaattgataCATGACTTTTCAATTAAcatgtatttatttaatatgtatTTCTATTAATTTACAATCTCGGcgttgtatattttttacgaAATACCATTTCAATAatacatacataatatatttttatgcatacatatatatacagaaAATAAATGGCACTATACCATACCTAATTTTCTGCCTTCTACACCTAATGGGtgtttatattattctaCAAAACAGTTATTCtcaaatatttaaaaaggtTTATAAATagtatgtaaaaaatatataattttgaaaattagGTTTCATAAAAGATATAACTATAATTTTTAGTACTTTTTCATATTTGCATGACTAAGtcataattaataaaaagaaaaaaaaatttatagcTATTAGCTGaataattgtatattttagtcatattaattatttgtctgatcattttatttaattcatgATATAAGAacgaatatatatataatatggttatttttgtattaaaaaaaatgtattaattaGTAAAATTAAAAGGTTATTTATTAGGGAGAAATAATGTTTGTTTTTGTCCATTtctcataaataaaaatacatgtACATGACACATATTTATGAATGTAAGAAAgctatatgtatataatatgttcagttaatactataaatatatagtactaaataaaaatatattatagagaataattttaattgcctattatatgtgttttacattttttggaCTGAATTTGGGTAccatttttttactattaaaataaaataactattaatatgtatatatagatCAAAGGTTGGGGATAGAGAATGGGAATTTTTTAtggtattaaaaaatgtaaaacgaaaataaaaaaaaaatgtaataatagcaattattattaaatttggaGCTGTATGGAAATCCAGTCAAAAATGAAGCGAAATGAAGCAAAATGAAACAAAATGAAgcaaaatatgtaaaaatgaAGCAAAATATTTAgttaaaatgaaatattttttacataaataaaaatatgctcattgatgaaaaaaaataaaaattattatacaatATTGTATGCACTAtaatgtataataaaaatattggtaaaaaaaaatatataataataatacatatatataaaatatttaatggAATAATAACATGTTGGTAGAAAACAGATTTAGCCTCGTAAGCAgcatattttgaaaataaaaaaataaaaattaaaataaaaaaaataaaaattaaaaaaataaaaaaaagcaagtgaaaaaaagcaaaataaaaaatgcaaaataaaaaaagcaagtaaaaaatgcaaaataaaaaaagcaaGTAAAAAATGcgaaataaaattatgtaagtTGGATTTATCAAAGTGAAGGTATAACACAAAGGGCCAAAAAATTATACGCATAAAAAcgttatatataaatgcctgaacattataatatgtaCTTGCTTACATTTAAGCAATATTAAAAGGGATAtaatatcattattaatttttaagaaTACTATATTTAAAGTAATATGCTTTATTTACTCTTCCCCTAAATATTAAAGAGATAAAAATAAGCATATCATAGTGGATATTTagctatttatttattttttttttctgaacaAGTCAggtaaaatgataaaaaaaggGAGTTTGAAACTTGGGAGCACGCGTCTCGCGAAAAGCTCTGTATCAAATGTAAAAATGGATAATCGGACAATAAacaaagaaaaagaaaaaagaaaaacaaaagaaaaattaaatagattaaaaatgtatagaaCAAAAgcagatttaaaaaaaatgaatacaaaaattaatgaGGTACGAAGAATCGAGCCAAGTATAAAATGGTTTAATAATACAAGAACGATAAGTCAAAACAAATTAGAAATATTTCGAAATAAATTAGAAGAACATACAAATGATCCTTTTAGTGTTGTAATAAAAAGATCAAAACTACCaatagaattattaaaagatgaaaaagatTGTgtaactaaaaaatataaaaatgaaaattttttaaaaatagaaaattataatgatatttatagtaaaaaaaaaaaaagaaaaaaacccaaattaaattttgaaaGCTTAGAAGAATATGCTAATAATGCACAACAAAAATTACTAAATTATGAAACAGATAAAGATAATTCATTAGTtcataaaaaaggaaatgtagaaaaaaaatatataaaagatcatttattaaaaattggtCAATCTAAAAGAATATGGACAGAATTATATAAAGTAATAGATAGTTCtgatataatattagaagTTTTAGATGCAAGAGATCCTATTGGTACTAGATGTAAAAAATTAgaagaaaatttaaaaaaagatagagcacataaacatattattttaattcttAATAAAGTTGATCTTATACCAACATCAGTAGCAGAAAAATGGATCAAAATTTTGTCAAAAGAATATCCAACAATTGCTTATCATGCATCTATAAATAACCCATTTGGAAAAAgtgatttatttaatattataagaCAATATTctcaattttttaaaaatatgaaaaaaaaacatatacatataggTTTAATCGGATATCCAAATGTAGGAAAAAGTGCAGTTATTAATtctttgaaaaaaaaagttgttTGTATATCTGCATGTATACCTGGTCAAACTAAATATTGgcaatttataaaattaacaaataaaatatatttaattgatTGCCCTGGTATTGTCCCATATGATATTGAAGATTCAGATAAAATTTTACGATGTACAATGCGATTagaaaaaattacaaatccacattattatattgatgatatttttaaaatggtTAATAAATCTCTTATTCTTAATCTCTATAAATTACCAGAtgatttaacattttcaaattCAGAAGAATTTCTAGAAATTCTTgcaaaaaaaatgggaaaactTCTTAAAGGTGGTGAACCTGATATTATATCAGTATCGAAAATTCTTATTAATGATTGGATAAAAGGAAAAATTCCATATTTTGTTAATCCAGATGAATATATTGACTCTACAAAAGGGGACCCCGCCTCTACAGATTTGGAAAAACACACTGGCACTCAAGATAAGGCCGAAAATggagaaaatgaagaaaatgaagaaaatgttgaaaatgaagaaaatgaagaaaatgttgaaaatgaagaaaatgaagaaaatgaagaaaatgaagaaaatgttgaaaatgaagaaaatggagAAAATGGAGAAAATGAAGTCGAAGtcgaaaatgaaaatgaagaagaatGATGAAAACAACTTGCGAATCGAATTATACCCAAACAGAGAAGTATCCGAATCTATTATTGTCTGcgaaaatttataaaataccTTTCTCTTGAATGATGTATGCACTTCAAAATAGTACTTTTGAGTGTGctaatttatttgtttatttattttttcacacaatttttttattgtaatattatttaatttgtcacatcatatatatagtttattcttttttttttttaattaaaaatttctattaacataaaaaatcagttgttttaaaataaaaagagaatgtatattatttcaGCTCGTGCTTATATCCTCTCTTTTATCCAAGCCAaagttaaaatatatatgttttgtgaaaaatggaaaatatgtaAACATGACAATATTTTCCTTATATATTCACACACAAACATTTCCATATGTAAATATGCAAGTATATTTAACAGAtagctataaaaaaaaaaaaggttaaaagatgcaaaaaataataataaaaaaaaagtgctgaaaattgtatatacaaCAATAATGCATATTTGTTATGTTcctaaaatataatagactATTTTACATTCTCTCATTGGTATGGTATATCATGatataatacaaaattataagaTTGTAGGTTTAGGAATTGtcctttaaatttttaaaaaaagtatgCTATTTTTGTTTAGCTTTTTGGACCAtcgttttatattatatctcATTTTGCTTAAAATTCGTGAGCACTTATCTGCTTGTTTATTATCCTCTATTTTATCCAAAAGATTCGAAGATTTATCAAATACgtctatacatatttttaaagctTTTTGTTCACATTCTAAATTAgagtataaaaaatatatataatggcTAGCTAcacttaaaaaattaatatctaTTGGTTGTAAATGTATGGATGCTAATTCAAACGCTTTTTTATATGCATGCTTAGCTAGctgttcatatttatatttcacACCAGTATCGGTTATATTTgatacaattttatattgATTTGCATTTAAatggatataaaaaattttatttttatcttcattTGCTATTGTAGAAATTATACAATTAACTATGTTTATAATAACTTCACAATTTAGTAAAaattccttttttattttaaatcgaatatttttgcatatatttttttttacaaatattGTGGGGCTATTTGTGCAGTTGTTTGGAAACTCGTTTTTTTCTTCaaatttttttccttttaataataatgtataatttttataaaagatCCTAAATGCGTATTTATATGACATAATGTTATAATAGTTATACGAATTTATTGTATTTTcgatttcttctttttctatCTCTTTTAATTCGATTTGTTGATTTTTCAATCTgtctaataataataatattgcaCACCCAATTGCATATTTATAGTCAGAACATTTATATGCAAGTTTCATAAAAGTGTATATACCCTCTCTGTCgagttttatatttaaagttttattcatattactATAAATCATCATTTGTaacttattattatattcactagttaaattgttatatttatttaagatcttattttttatattttctatttcttttttatttagctCATTAATTCCTTCGCAAcgattttctatatttatatctgtTTCATAATAAGGTCCTAAAACATCATCATTACAAATAGAGGAATAAGAAGAAGTCAAAAAAGTATTTTGTTCACTACGATAGTTAATTGTATGAAAACTTTTACTTTTCTTAGTTTTTTCTCTTTTGTTGTTTTCATATATAAGACTATCATTTTTTGTCTTTCCTCTGGAATCATCTGTTTTGGCTCTATGatattcttcatttttttttgaattttttattttatttatatttgctcttttttttga
This genomic interval carries:
- a CDS encoding ankyrin-repeat protein, putative; translated protein: MVINKSGVNMMREPKYMIQNFFKINETNNKEENDLKCLHKNSYKQNKKKQTSRNRIKYLTYTDNENISNFYSWPCHFVYFRNQTDTKIKCTKNKHIKNDENKMKYHLLRFSSLTNINKSASQMLHYDNMIEKNMSKDDSTKYDSTKEDSTEEDSTKDSAKELCEPHIYSNEKKRKGILKIEKWNKKEKKTVRINICCDNNNDKIGECFILVDKNELIQPQIKSADNCSLSQINCKLYNKNKSIINICENDERQGLISNSSYGDGFTYSDLDAYMGEYMDNIENDSSMGSFDLEPIHLASNDGNIELIKYLLKSGIDINSKTKVRKYTALHICASKGDINTVKFLVNNNADINALTYNNETALWFASISNHLNVCKYLLENGALLYLNKKGDSALHAASTMGNYEIVKLLIDNSANITHLDVNLLEPIHYASFEGHKGIVKILMYKQIEQTLKETMNKIIYNMKKYNVYTKNLETYYYFKYKSIIKKKIISKVLCCAITSRSYKLVKYILNKGTDVNYFDIRLQLFPIHAAAISGNIKIFKFLIQKGANLFAKTPCNNLAINLVENVKLRQYILQQSRKINLRNAWIIRNKKSDHIFSHLSYDTFYHTCLFF
- a CDS encoding 14-3-3 protein, putative, coding for MKSLDKRAHNITRVSPLASPKNINLKNEKKNNSTDKGNHCIVHKDEGKNKLKTNIKEISDKNIINRKMKEKYINKENEIMITSEGNKKKKIINKNCPSTIINMEKDDLNTNKLSPHFMESNRNNLDTNLSKKRANINKIKNSKKNEEYHRAKTDDSRGKTKNDSLIYENNKREKTKKSKSFHTINYRSEQNTFLTSSYSSICNDDVLGPYYETDINIENRCEGINELNKKEIENIKNKILNKYNNLTSEYNNKLQMMIYSNMNKTLNIKLDREGIYTFMKLAYKCSDYKYAIGCAILLLLDRLKNQQIELKEIEKEEIENTINSYNYYNIMSYKYAFRIFYKNYTLLLKGKKFEEKNEFPNNCTNSPTIFVKKNICKNIRFKIKKEFLLNCEVIINIVNCIISTIANEDKNKIFYIHLNANQYKIVSNITDTGVKYKYEQLAKHAYKKAFELASIHLQPIDINFLSVASHYIYFLYSNLECEQKALKICIDVFDKSSNLLDKIEDNKQADKCSRILSKMRYNIKRWSKKLNKNSILFLKI
- a CDS encoding peptidyl-prolyl cis-trans isomerase, putative, which encodes MSEVYSIEPKTCGKVIIYTSLGELEILLFSNECPIACKNFIQLCLNNYYNKNKFFRIIPKFLIQTGDHTNTGLYNEYAFKEPFKNECNSRLKFLYMGCVAFANLNIDSPSNGSQFFITLDKSEWLNNKSTLFGKVAKHSLYNLIKFNNIKTNKNDEPIEDIPYIEYVKVIENPFHHLIPSIHYKEDKIKQKTEECSEIKPKKSLKPNLLSFAFEGSDADQEEEKEEEKVEEKGEEKVEEKGEEENEDEKGEEEKEDDNEEEEKGEAEMEAEMEAEMEAEMEAEMENDQEEDEHAEEKQAKIDLLKKKTTEIEKLNPKKNKSPSSLKEITDLDEEYLKKIKKHKKMSKKEREKESLKKLKEFDNRLKELFSKNGNQNTASKPDWINTTGLKFRIDSSNAYDYEDLKKNVVDSMDNERKETYNPNFNMKKYKKKREK
- a CDS encoding nucleolar GTP-binding protein 2, putative, whose amino-acid sequence is MIKKGSLKLGSTRLAKSSVSNVKMDNRTINKEKEKRKTKEKLNRLKMYRTKADLKKMNTKINEVRRIEPSIKWFNNTRTISQNKLEIFRNKLEEHTNDPFSVVIKRSKLPIELLKDEKDCVTKKYKNENFLKIENYNDIYSKKKKRKKPKLNFESLEEYANNAQQKLLNYETDKDNSLVHKKGNVEKKYIKDHLLKIGQSKRIWTELYKVIDSSDIILEVLDARDPIGTRCKKLEENLKKDRAHKHIILILNKVDLIPTSVAEKWIKILSKEYPTIAYHASINNPFGKSDLFNIIRQYSQFFKNMKKKHIHIGLIGYPNVGKSAVINSLKKKVVCISACIPGQTKYWQFIKLTNKIYLIDCPGIVPYDIEDSDKILRCTMRLEKITNPHYYIDDIFKMVNKSLILNLYKLPDDLTFSNSEEFLEILAKKMGKLLKGGEPDIISVSKILINDWIKGKIPYFVNPDEYIDSTKGDPASTDLEKHTGTQDKAENGENEENEENVENEENEENVENEENEENEENEENVENEENGENGENEVEVENENEEE